Part of the Longimicrobiaceae bacterium genome is shown below.
CCTCCACGAAGCGCGACAGGTCCACCGACAGCGCCTCCACCACCCGCACCCGCGCGTGCGCGGCCGAGACGGTGGCGATGGCCTCGGCGTGCGGCTCGTGCAGCTGGGCGGTGATGGCGATGAACTCGTCGAAGCCGTGCGCCGCCCACGAGGCCAGCAGCTCGTTGAGCGCGCGGTGCAGCGTCTTGGCCTTGAGGGTGGCGGTCCCGGCGTAGTCGCTCTCGCTGGGCAGGTTCACGCCGTACGTGAACGGCGGCGCCCGCAGCACGCCGAACTCCTGCGACAGGTCCGTCGCCAGCGACTCGGCCACGCAGGTGCCGGCGCCGAGGGGCAGGTGCGGCCCGTGCTGGTCGCACGCGCCCACGGCCAGTATCAGCCGCCGGTCGCGCTCCAGGTGGGCGGCGACGGCGGTCCAAGGCAGGTCGGTGAGGGCGTAGGAGCGCAGCGGACGGGAGCTTCCGGAGTTCATGAACGATTCTGTGGAGGGCGGGGGGCAGCAAGCGCCGGGCCATGCGCCCGCCGGCCCGCGCGCCGTGGCCGGCTGGGCCGCGGGATGGGCGGCCGTCGTGGCGCTCGCGTGGTGGACGTCGGCGCTCACGCCGGGGTGGCTCGCCGCCTCCGCCGTGCTCGCGCTCGCGTGGGCCCTGCTGGCGCGAGAGGCGGGGCGGGCGTGGCGCA
Proteins encoded:
- a CDS encoding creatininase family protein, translated to MNSGSSRPLRSYALTDLPWTAVAAHLERDRRLILAVGACDQHGPHLPLGAGTCVAESLATDLSQEFGVLRAPPFTYGVNLPSESDYAGTATLKAKTLHRALNELLASWAAHGFDEFIAITAQLHEPHAEAIATVSAAHARVRVVEALSVDLSRFVEGDPGPQHGGEILTSLLLHLRPGAVNMAEAKDYTMDPEKMRKFVRGRLHTLPEGCPGSIGQPTKASAERGREMYEHILQKIRHKVFIAPRDPGNVA